The following proteins are encoded in a genomic region of Aquella oligotrophica:
- the kdpC gene encoding potassium-transporting ATPase subunit KdpC — MKYIYQSIISLIILSIIVGIIYPGIIYIVGQTAFPFQANGSIIYDKDNKPMGSLLIGQQFTLEKYFWSRPSATTNYPYNALASGGSNLGPLNPQLESNVAQYAAALKASADNAVPVDLVTASGSGLDPEISLAAAYYQIPRVAQARHMAIDTVKALINQNTQYPILGFLGETRVNVLRLNIALDHYKGN; from the coding sequence ATGAAATATATTTATCAATCCATTATCTCACTAATAATACTCAGTATTATTGTTGGAATAATATATCCGGGTATCATTTATATCGTAGGACAAACAGCATTTCCATTTCAGGCAAATGGAAGTATTATTTATGATAAAGATAATAAACCAATGGGCTCACTGCTGATTGGGCAACAATTTACTCTAGAAAAATATTTCTGGTCACGCCCTTCTGCTACTACCAATTATCCATATAATGCTTTAGCGTCTGGTGGTTCAAATCTGGGACCACTAAACCCACAACTGGAAAGCAATGTCGCACAATATGCTGCGGCACTAAAAGCCTCAGCAGACAATGCTGTACCAGTTGACTTAGTAACAGCATCTGGTAGCGGACTTGATCCAGAAATAAGTCTTGCTGCCGCATATTATCAAATACCTAGAGTAGCACAAGCACGCCATATGGCGATAGATACTGTAAAAGCTTTAATTAATCAAAATACACAATACCCTATTTTGGGCTTTCTAGGCGAAACTCGGGTAAATGTTTTACGCCTGAATATTGCATTAGATCACTATAAAGGAAATTAA
- the kdpF gene encoding K(+)-transporting ATPase subunit F, whose translation MEFLYIISCIIALLLFVYLFVALFNPEKF comes from the coding sequence ATGGAGTTTTTATATATTATTAGTTGTATCATAGCATTATTGCTATTTGTATACCTATTTGTTGCGTTATTTAATCCCGAAAAATTTTAA
- the kdpA gene encoding potassium-transporting ATPase subunit KdpA: MNMAYLNLSIYFVLLTVLAIPLGKYIALVFENKITFLGFIEKPIYMLLKISNSEEQNWKQYTLSLMFFNIMGAIFLCILFTAQKNLPLNPEHFDKLSWDLAFNTAISFIANTNWQSYAGETTMSYFTQMFGLAVQNFLSAATGMAVLLVLIRGFSRASIKTIGNFWIDITKSTLYILLPLSIIVAIILVQQGVPQSFNNYAVSNVLDPQTVTQVIDGKNHTDIIKTQTLPLGPIASQEAIKMLGTNGGGYFNANSSHPYENPTAISNFIEMLSILLIPAALCFMFGEMVKDRKQGYSLYLAMSIIFILSTIAILCFEARGNPVFNQFHVDQLHSVLQSGGNMEGKETRFGIIGSGIFAAVTTAASCGAINAAHDSLLPMGGFIPLFLMQLSEVIYGGVGSGLYGMLIFAILAVFICGLMIGRTPEYLGKKIESFEMKMTALIILLVPLIVLLGTAISLLITRD, from the coding sequence ATGAATATGGCATATCTTAATTTGTCTATCTATTTTGTTTTACTAACGGTATTGGCAATACCGCTTGGTAAATATATTGCATTAGTTTTTGAAAATAAAATCACCTTTCTTGGCTTTATTGAAAAACCCATTTACATGCTTTTGAAAATATCCAATAGTGAAGAACAAAATTGGAAACAGTATACACTAAGCTTGATGTTCTTTAATATCATGGGTGCAATATTCTTGTGTATATTATTTACCGCACAAAAAAACCTTCCATTAAACCCAGAGCACTTTGATAAATTAAGCTGGGATCTAGCATTTAATACTGCTATTAGTTTTATTGCCAACACAAATTGGCAATCCTATGCGGGTGAAACTACAATGAGCTATTTCACACAAATGTTTGGGCTTGCAGTACAAAATTTTCTCTCGGCGGCAACAGGTATGGCAGTACTATTAGTATTAATTCGAGGGTTTAGTAGGGCTAGCATAAAAACCATCGGTAACTTCTGGATTGATATAACCAAATCTACCCTATACATATTACTGCCTCTTTCGATTATTGTTGCAATTATTCTGGTACAGCAGGGAGTACCTCAAAGTTTCAATAACTATGCAGTTAGTAATGTTCTTGACCCTCAGACAGTAACGCAGGTAATTGATGGTAAAAATCATACCGATATTATAAAAACTCAGACATTACCACTTGGTCCAATAGCATCACAAGAAGCAATTAAGATGCTTGGCACCAATGGAGGCGGGTATTTTAATGCCAATTCTTCGCATCCATACGAAAATCCTACTGCGATAAGTAATTTTATTGAAATGCTATCAATACTATTGATTCCTGCTGCACTATGCTTTATGTTTGGCGAAATGGTGAAAGATCGCAAGCAAGGCTATTCCCTATACTTAGCAATGAGTATTATTTTTATTCTGTCCACAATTGCAATATTATGTTTTGAAGCACGTGGCAATCCTGTATTCAATCAATTTCATGTTGACCAATTACATAGCGTGTTACAAAGTGGCGGCAATATGGAAGGCAAGGAAACACGTTTTGGTATCATTGGTTCTGGAATTTTTGCAGCAGTAACTACAGCCGCATCGTGCGGAGCAATAAATGCAGCGCATGATTCCTTATTACCAATGGGGGGATTTATTCCACTATTCCTGATGCAATTATCCGAAGTCATTTATGGCGGCGTAGGGAGTGGGCTTTATGGGATGTTAATATTTGCCATATTAGCAGTGTTTATTTGTGGGCTAATGATTGGGCGCACCCCGGAATATCTGGGTAAGAAGATCGAGAGTTTCGAAATGAAAATGACGGCACTCATAATATTACTAGTTCCACTGATAGTTCTGCTCGGTACAGCAATATCCCTACTTATTACCCGGGATTAG
- a CDS encoding potassium-transporting ATPase subunit KdpA, which yields MLYAFTSAANNNGSAFAGLNANTVYYNLMLGIAIFAGRFGVIIPILAIAGSLANKKKLPISAGTMPTTGLLFITILIGVIIIVGVLTYIPALALGPIVEHLQLYK from the coding sequence GTGCTTTATGCCTTCACTTCCGCAGCTAATAATAATGGTAGTGCGTTTGCCGGATTAAATGCAAACACGGTCTATTATAACCTAATGCTAGGTATTGCAATATTTGCTGGACGCTTTGGCGTGATTATTCCAATATTAGCTATCGCTGGGAGCCTAGCGAATAAGAAGAAGCTCCCTATAAGCGCAGGTACTATGCCAACTACAGGATTATTATTTATAACAATACTGATTGGGGTCATCATTATAGTTGGAGTTCTAACGTATATTCCAGCATTAGCACTAGGTCCAATAGTGGAACATCTTCAGCTATATAAATAA
- a CDS encoding DUF4118 domain-containing protein yields MDNRPSPEQLLLKCAQDKDSRGKLTIFLGAAAGVGKTFTMLKQIPELREKGVDVVIGYIECHQRSDTISALPDEVEIIPLKEIEYKGIIRKELDVDEILKRKPELVIVDELAHSNVHGSRNTKRFQDVLEILSAGISVYTALNIQHIESLNDVVGQIVGTTIKETVPDYVLEEANEIRLIDITPDELINRLKEGKIYPVERINTALGNFFRKGNLTALREMALINTARKVEKQVKEYRLHNAIEQIWSSHDNLMVVLEIGYSTEKIIRSGKAMSNKGFSNWFVVYMDNSEFADKNIKEREKLLKLLSLAEELGAKVLPLNGDRLDEAIIAFARDNNVNTVLLSQSRINLYYRLFNTSLVDKVRELAPEINLHLVTDDESNKNGLDLSANKLKLKSKPINYPKLIKKTLTNLIIFTVLSLILIPISKYTSNINILMAYLLVIVLTSRGRGILSSIITALIATLSFDFFFIPPQFSFSISDLQYVFTFIVMATVGVLFGVMNGNLRFQLNISRKIQKQTRILYAFSRKLSEAMVESQVVEATTEFIPPLLASRYTLMVHTLNEELSIVYQDIDNIDLVIAQWVFDNLKSAGYGTNTFSSSKICYLPIHSKIRSRGVLAILPDENNITLFLPDTQELIENITQLLASTLERIHFTQIAIKTEVMLAKNNNLGM; encoded by the coding sequence ATGGATAATCGTCCCAGCCCAGAACAGTTACTTTTAAAATGTGCTCAAGATAAAGATTCTAGAGGTAAACTGACGATTTTTTTAGGAGCTGCAGCTGGTGTTGGTAAAACCTTTACTATGTTAAAGCAAATACCAGAATTAAGGGAAAAAGGTGTAGATGTAGTAATTGGATACATCGAATGTCACCAGCGTAGTGATACTATTAGTGCCTTGCCGGATGAGGTTGAAATAATTCCATTAAAAGAAATTGAGTATAAAGGAATTATTCGTAAAGAATTGGATGTTGACGAGATATTAAAACGTAAGCCCGAGCTTGTTATTGTTGATGAGTTAGCTCATTCCAATGTTCATGGGTCGCGCAATACAAAACGCTTTCAGGATGTACTTGAGATATTATCGGCGGGAATTAGTGTTTATACCGCTTTAAATATTCAGCATATTGAATCTCTGAATGACGTTGTCGGACAAATTGTTGGTACTACAATAAAAGAAACGGTTCCAGACTATGTTTTAGAAGAAGCAAATGAAATAAGGTTGATTGATATAACGCCTGATGAGCTGATTAATCGCCTAAAAGAAGGTAAGATTTATCCTGTAGAGCGAATTAATACCGCCTTAGGCAATTTTTTTCGTAAAGGTAACTTAACTGCTTTACGCGAAATGGCACTGATAAATACCGCACGTAAAGTGGAAAAGCAGGTTAAGGAATATCGTTTACACAATGCAATTGAGCAAATATGGTCTAGTCATGATAATCTCATGGTTGTTTTGGAAATCGGTTATTCAACTGAGAAAATTATTCGTAGCGGCAAAGCTATGTCTAATAAAGGCTTTAGTAACTGGTTTGTCGTATATATGGATAATTCTGAGTTTGCTGATAAGAATATTAAAGAGCGTGAGAAATTATTAAAATTACTTAGTCTAGCTGAAGAGTTAGGGGCGAAAGTTTTACCACTAAATGGTGACCGATTGGATGAAGCTATAATTGCATTTGCACGTGATAATAATGTTAATACAGTATTATTGTCTCAGTCACGGATCAATTTATATTACAGATTGTTTAACACCTCATTAGTTGATAAGGTGCGTGAATTAGCTCCTGAGATTAACTTACATTTAGTTACTGATGATGAGAGTAATAAAAATGGACTTGACCTATCGGCAAATAAACTAAAGCTAAAGAGTAAGCCAATCAACTATCCTAAATTAATTAAAAAAACTCTTACTAATTTGATTATTTTTACTGTGCTTAGTTTGATATTAATTCCTATTAGTAAGTATACATCAAATATAAATATATTGATGGCATATCTTTTGGTAATTGTATTGACTAGTCGTGGTAGGGGTATATTGTCTTCAATAATTACAGCACTTATAGCCACCTTATCTTTTGATTTCTTTTTTATTCCGCCGCAATTTTCTTTCTCAATCTCTGATTTGCAATATGTATTTACATTTATAGTAATGGCAACGGTTGGTGTATTATTTGGCGTAATGAATGGTAATTTACGTTTTCAGCTAAATATCTCACGTAAAATCCAAAAACAAACCAGAATCCTATATGCATTTAGCCGCAAATTATCCGAGGCTATGGTAGAGAGCCAGGTGGTTGAGGCTACTACTGAATTTATTCCGCCGCTACTTGCTAGTCGATACACATTAATGGTTCATACATTAAATGAAGAACTTTCTATTGTGTATCAGGATATCGATAATATAGATTTAGTAATTGCACAATGGGTATTTGATAATCTGAAAAGTGCTGGCTATGGAACAAATACATTTTCTAGTAGTAAAATTTGTTATCTTCCCATTCACTCAAAAATTAGAAGTAGGGGAGTACTGGCTATTTTGCCAGATGAAAATAACATTACGTTATTTTTGCCAGATACACAGGAGCTTATTGAGAATATCACCCAATTACTGGCATCAACCCTTGAACGTATCCACTTTACTCAAATTGCAATAAAAACTGAGGTGATGCTTGCTAAAAATAATAATTTAGGAATGTGA